The genome window GCGCCACCAGTGAAGCTGGAACCATTTCGAAAATGGCTCTAACCGGCTCGACATTAGCGCCGAAGACTGGAGCGTTATCTATCCCATACTGGTGAAGCATCGGCATGTCCGGTCGACGTCCGGGGAACAGTGCCGGGTCTTTCTGATCGCCGTTCTGCAAACTCTTCGATCGGGATCGCAATGGCGTTTGCTGACGGAAGCGCATGGCAACTGGAACGCCGTGTTCAAGCGTTTTTCCCGCTGGAGCAGGCATGGGGTTTGGCGGTCGCTGTTCGCCGGATGCATCCATCATCCTGATGTGCAAAGCGTGTTTATCGACTCCACCATCAACCGGGCTCATCCCTGCGCCGGTTGGCGCGGCGGGCGGCAACGCCGGGGACGAAGCCTTGGGACAATCGAAGGGCGGGTTCAGCACCAGGATTCACGCCATCACGGATGCTTTGGGGGAATCCCCTCGAATTCGTACTGACCGGAGGGCAGGCTGAAACCTTGCCGGCGCTGACGCCGGCGGGTGCGCGTGCGTTTGTCGGCGACAAAGGCCATGACAGCGATGCGCTGGTCCAGGCCATCGTAGCAAGGGATATGAAAGCCGCCATTCCTCCGGCGCTGCAATCGGAACAAGGTGCGCGAATGCGATTGGCTTATTTACAAGGAACGCCGTCTGATTGAATGCTTCTTCGACAAAATCAAACATTACCGGAGAATATTTTCGCGTTTTGAAAAAACGGCTCGCAACTACATGGCCTTCCTTCACTTTGTCTCAGCTCTCATTTGGTTGCGGTGATACGTCAACAGAACCTAGCAACGCCCGGCAATTTGTTGATCTATTACGCAAGTTTTCTGCGGTTGATGCCGTAATCGAGCTGGCCGCCGACTCCCATGTTTATGTTGATTGGGAGCATGCCTGTACATCAATATTTAAAGAAGTTCCGTCTTCATGGTTACGTCACTTCACCATGCAGAGGCGTAAAAAAAAACAGGGTGCCTGCTAGACGCCCTGCTCAAGAGAAGGAGGAGGATCTCACGCACTGCGCCAGATCGCTTGAACGGTAGAATCCCTTCAAGTGTCGATAATTTTATAATAAACATGATTTTTATGAATGTGGCATATTGCCGCGTGACAGATTGTCGCATCTTAAGTCTGCCGCGTCCGCAAAAAAAGGGCTGCCAAACAGGCAGCCCAATGACATCATACCAGAGGATAACGAAAGCGTACCGGTGCGTGTGTATAAATACATGAGGTAGGCTCTATCGTCGGGTGCTATTTTATAATTCTGACTGCTCCTAACCTTGATCCATGTCACAAAATCGAGCGTTTCTCGGTTTTTCGGCACGATTTTTCCGGCACTATGCCGATTTCCTGCTGACGACGGCGCTATCGGGGCAACGCTGATTCAGGGCCGGTTGAACAGGGTTACGTAAATTTAATGCCTGAAAAACAACTGATTGTTGCGATGCGTTAAAACTCGACATGGGCGCGTCCGGAAACGACATTAACCGGACCACGGTCTGCGTTGTAAGCCGGGTGGGCGATAAACTGGTAGTCCGCAGAAACCCAGAGCGAACTCCAGACGTTGTAACTGTAGAACAGATCCACCACCTGCTCGGGTTTCTGCGTTATCTTGCCGTCGCCGATAAAGCCGTCGATGCCGCCCATGCCCAGGTACTGCGCATGTATGCCGGATATCCAGCCTTGGGAATAGCCCAGCCCCAGCAAATCCTTTTTGCGATCCCAGAGGCCGCCGCTGATCAGCGTGCCGAGTGAAATGGAACGGTCGGTAGAGGTATAGGAATACACTTCGGTCTGACCATCCGAATACATGCCGCGGAAGAAGATGCCGATATCGTCGGTTATCGCCTGCTCCAGATTGATGCCGCCGCCGAATTTGTCGTTGGGTTTGCGCGCCCAGCACAGATCCGGCGCAGTCGGATTCTGATTGTCGTAACTGAATGCGCCGGCAGGACAAGCCGTAGCGTTTTCAGCTCCGCCGGAATTATTGTACGCACTGATTGCATCGCTGAACTTGGCCATGTTTTCATGGTTGTGAAAAAACAGCAACCGTACCGCGCCTTTACGCCCGAACAGGGTATGCCGGTGTTCCAGCTCGTACTGGTCGCCATAATAGGCCAGCGTCGACCATTGCAAATCCAGTTGATTGGGGTTTTGAGGCGGCAAAAAACGGGCAGCCCTGAAAGTCCAATCGTCTAGATAGTATTCGGCCACCACGCCGAAGGAGTAGCCGCGTGCGTCGGCGGCGAAATCGTAGGCGGCAAACGACAGAAAGGACATGTTCAAAAACTGCTGACGCAGATCGCCCGAATAGATGTTTTTATCGAAAACATCGAGTACGCTGAGAATGCCGCCGGTTAAAACCAGGCGGTTGCCGTCTACCGTAGTGCCCAACTGCAACGGGTCGGACTCCAGCTTGATCCGTTCGCCGCCCAGATTGAAGGTTTGACGCAGATAGGCGCGCGACAAATAGATGGTGGGTTGCTCTGTGCCGTTTTTTTGTAGCTCGAAGTTTTGTATCGAGCCGCCCAAGCCCTTCAGACCTGAAAAAGGGGTTTCCGAAATCATTTCCGGCGCAAGATAAACATGCCCGCCGTCCCACAATTTCACGCCAAAGTAGCCGGTGACCGTCCCGGTAAACGAAATTTCCGCTTTAGGCGTCAAGGAGTTGGTAGAGCCACCGAAATTAGTGTATTTCGCTGAAAAAGCCGGATGGTAGTTATAGACGAAAGTGCTTTGCCCGTAAGCGTTCCAGCGTTCGTCCTCCATATCGTGGAGTCCGTACTGATTCAACAGCTTCATGAAAGAAAACTCGTCTTCTCCGCGCGGCTCAGGCTCGGCTACTTCTGCATGCAGCCGCACAGAAAATCCCGATGCGACCAGTAATGCGATCAAGATAGGGATGTAGCGAGCACGCACGACTAGTCGCATATGCGCTTGGAAGAAAAACATGACACTATCCTGGTTAACGACTTTAAACATTTGAATCAATACTTTATAAACCAAACAAAACCAGCCCTATTATTCAGCGAGACGTTATCAGTGAATATGGTAGCAACCAACGCGCTGTTTTCATGGGTGCTGCCCGTCAAAACAGGCAAGCTAGCACAAGCGATTGGGTTGTGGTTAGTTTGCCGACTTTTTAATCATTCAATTTCGACTGCAGGAACGGTCCCAAAACTTGAGTCTCCATGATAACGGCGGATATGGTAATAAAAAACAGATTAAGCAAGTCTGAATTCTTCTTCAGAATACAAGCCGGTGTGAACAAGCAGGTTAAACTATTGACGGACAAATCCAGACTCGCTCATGACTACGCATGCAAAGAATTATGGTAGCGATAAAAATCCTTTTGGTTGAGGATGACCGCAAAGCCGCTCGGCTTCTGGCAAAGGGACTCAAGGAGGAGGGCTTCGCTGTGGATGTTGCCCACTCGGTGGAAGAAGGAGAGGAACAAGCCTGCTATATGGACTATAACCTGATTGTGCTGGATTGGCTGCTTCCCGGCAAGGAAGGAATCGTTCTATGCCGCGAACTGCGCCGGCGCGGCATTCGCGCTCCGATTCTGATGCTCACCGCCCGCGATGCGGTGAGCGACCGGATCGCGGGCCTCAATACCGGGGCCGACGATTACCTCACCAAACCTTTTGTCTTCGAAGAATTGATGGCGCGGATACGCGCGCTGCTACGCCGTTCCGAACCGGCTCAGCCGGGCGCGCTGACTGTGGCCGATATCACGCTCGATCCAGGCGCCCACCGCGTCACGCGCGGCAGCCGTCCGATCGTATTGACGCCGAAAGAGTATGCCATCCTGGAAATCCTGATGCGGCAGGCCGGCCAAGTTGTGTCTCGAACAAGTCTTGCCGGTCAGGTTTGGAAAACCGATTTGATCGGCATCGATAACCTGATCGATGCGCATATCAGCAATTTACGCAGGAAAATCGACCCACCCGATGCTCGACCCTTGATTGAGACGGTGCGCAGCCGCGGGTTTCGTCTCGTGAAGGATGAACCCGGAGCTATGACTGATGAAGGCTAGGATCAACTTCCGGATGAAGTTGGTTCTAACCCATCTGGCGGTAATTTTGGTCATTCTCGCCTTCACCGCCTTTGGCGCTTACTGGATGCTTTCCAAAGCAATCCATGACCAACTCGACGCGGCGCTATTGGCTCTCGCAGAAACGGAAGCGGCGAT of Candidatus Methylospira mobilis contains these proteins:
- a CDS encoding response regulator transcription factor, with the translated sequence MQRIMVAIKILLVEDDRKAARLLAKGLKEEGFAVDVAHSVEEGEEQACYMDYNLIVLDWLLPGKEGIVLCRELRRRGIRAPILMLTARDAVSDRIAGLNTGADDYLTKPFVFEELMARIRALLRRSEPAQPGALTVADITLDPGAHRVTRGSRPIVLTPKEYAILEILMRQAGQVVSRTSLAGQVWKTDLIGIDNLIDAHISNLRRKIDPPDARPLIETVRSRGFRLVKDEPGAMTDEG
- a CDS encoding carbohydrate porin, which translates into the protein MFFFQAHMRLVVRARYIPILIALLVASGFSVRLHAEVAEPEPRGEDEFSFMKLLNQYGLHDMEDERWNAYGQSTFVYNYHPAFSAKYTNFGGSTNSLTPKAEISFTGTVTGYFGVKLWDGGHVYLAPEMISETPFSGLKGLGGSIQNFELQKNGTEQPTIYLSRAYLRQTFNLGGERIKLESDPLQLGTTVDGNRLVLTGGILSVLDVFDKNIYSGDLRQQFLNMSFLSFAAYDFAADARGYSFGVVAEYYLDDWTFRAARFLPPQNPNQLDLQWSTLAYYGDQYELEHRHTLFGRKGAVRLLFFHNHENMAKFSDAISAYNNSGGAENATACPAGAFSYDNQNPTAPDLCWARKPNDKFGGGINLEQAITDDIGIFFRGMYSDGQTEVYSYTSTDRSISLGTLISGGLWDRKKDLLGLGYSQGWISGIHAQYLGMGGIDGFIGDGKITQKPEQVVDLFYSYNVWSSLWVSADYQFIAHPAYNADRGPVNVVSGRAHVEF
- a CDS encoding transposase; translated protein: MKHRHVRSTSGEQCRVFLIAVLQTLRSGSQWRLLTEAHGNWNAVFKRFSRWSRHGVWRSLFAGCIHHPDVQSVFIDSTINRAHPCAGWRGGRQRRGRSLGTIEGRVQHQDSRHHGCFGGIPSNSY